A stretch of Macadamia integrifolia cultivar HAES 741 chromosome 7, SCU_Mint_v3, whole genome shotgun sequence DNA encodes these proteins:
- the LOC122085193 gene encoding disease resistance protein L6-like isoform X3 encodes MERNSEEVDKRKETVKKLTKIPDDEVQKKLRISYDGLIHEEREIFLDIACFFIGMDKNIACYIWDGSDFSPKAGIENLRLKSLVKIGEENELKMHDQLRDLGREIVRQESLKELGERSRLWLHDEAWEVLSTKTGTRKVEGLYFNFSSPNNQCLISEGFATMTKLRLLQVEHAKVSGKFVHSFSELRWLSWKRCPMNFIPSNLRKLCVLNLSYSYITESWMGWNYIKVAENLKVLDLSGCDKISRIPEFSANLPLEESMFKYDTFLVQWWQ; translated from the exons ATGGAAAGAAACAGTGAAGAAGTtgacaaaaggaaagaaacagtGAAGAAGTTGACAAAAATTCCAGATGATGAAGTGCAAAAGAAGTTGAGAATAAGTTATGATGGCTTAATtcatgaggagagagagatttttcttGATATTGCTTGTTTTTTCATTGGAATGGATAAGAATATTGCGTGCTATATATGGGATGGTAGTGACTTTTCCCCTAAAGCAGGAATTGAAAATCTGCGTCTGAAGTCATTGGTTAAGATTGGTGAAGAAAATGAGTTAAAGATGCATGATCAGCTAAGAGATCTTGGAAGGGAAATTGTTCGTCAAGAAAGCCTTAAGGAGCTCGGGGAACGTAGTAGGTTGTGGTTGCACGATGAGGCATGGGAAGTATTGAGTACTAAAACG GGAACTAGGAAAGTTGAAGGGCTCTATTTTAACTTCAGTTCGCCTAATAACCAATGTTTGATAAGTGAAGGATTTGCTACAATGACTAAACTAAGGTTACTTCAGGTTGAGCATGCCAAGGTTTCTGGAAAATTCGTGCATTCTTTTTCAGAACTAAGATGGCTTAGTTGGAAAAGATGCCCTATGAATTTTATACCAAGCAATCTAAGGAAATTGTGTGTTCTTAATCTGTCATATAGTTACATCACAGAAAGCTGGATGGGTTGGAACTATATCAAG GTGGCAGAAAATCTGAAAGTTCTAGACCTGAGTGGGTGTGATAAAATATCCCGAATTCCCGAATTTTCAGCAAATCTACCTTTGGAG GAAAGCATGTTCAAATATGATACGTTCTTAGTACAGTGGTGGCAGTGA
- the LOC122085193 gene encoding disease resistance protein L6-like isoform X4 has translation MERNSEEVDKRKETVKKLTKIPDDEVQKKLRISYDGLIHEEREIFLDIACFFIGMDKNIACYIWDGSDFSPKAGIENLRLKSLVKIGEENELKMHDQLRDLGREIVRQESLKELGERSRLWLHDEAWEVLSTKTGTRKVEGLYFNFSSPNNQCLISEGFATMTKLRLLQVEHAKVSGKFVHSFSELRWLSWKRCPMNFIPSNLRKLCVLNLSYSYITESWMGWNYIKVAENLKVLDLSGCDKISRIPEFSANLPLEEMESKKSYMQGGFR, from the exons ATGGAAAGAAACAGTGAAGAAGTtgacaaaaggaaagaaacagtGAAGAAGTTGACAAAAATTCCAGATGATGAAGTGCAAAAGAAGTTGAGAATAAGTTATGATGGCTTAATtcatgaggagagagagatttttcttGATATTGCTTGTTTTTTCATTGGAATGGATAAGAATATTGCGTGCTATATATGGGATGGTAGTGACTTTTCCCCTAAAGCAGGAATTGAAAATCTGCGTCTGAAGTCATTGGTTAAGATTGGTGAAGAAAATGAGTTAAAGATGCATGATCAGCTAAGAGATCTTGGAAGGGAAATTGTTCGTCAAGAAAGCCTTAAGGAGCTCGGGGAACGTAGTAGGTTGTGGTTGCACGATGAGGCATGGGAAGTATTGAGTACTAAAACG GGAACTAGGAAAGTTGAAGGGCTCTATTTTAACTTCAGTTCGCCTAATAACCAATGTTTGATAAGTGAAGGATTTGCTACAATGACTAAACTAAGGTTACTTCAGGTTGAGCATGCCAAGGTTTCTGGAAAATTCGTGCATTCTTTTTCAGAACTAAGATGGCTTAGTTGGAAAAGATGCCCTATGAATTTTATACCAAGCAATCTAAGGAAATTGTGTGTTCTTAATCTGTCATATAGTTACATCACAGAAAGCTGGATGGGTTGGAACTATATCAAG GTGGCAGAAAATCTGAAAGTTCTAGACCTGAGTGGGTGTGATAAAATATCCCGAATTCCCGAATTTTCAGCAAATCTACCTTTGGAG GAAATGGAAAGCAAAAAATCATACATGCAGGGAGGATTTAGATGA
- the LOC122085193 gene encoding disease resistance protein RUN1-like isoform X1, producing MERNSEEVDKRKETVKKLTKIPDDEVQKKLRISYDGLIHEEREIFLDIACFFIGMDKNIACYIWDGSDFSPKAGIENLRLKSLVKIGEENELKMHDQLRDLGREIVRQESLKELGERSRLWLHDEAWEVLSTKTGTRKVEGLYFNFSSPNNQCLISEGFATMTKLRLLQVEHAKVSGKFVHSFSELRWLSWKRCPMNFIPSNLRKLCVLNLSYSYITESWMGWNYIKVAENLKVLDLSGCDKISRIPEFSANLPLEVLTLRYCTRLATIDTFIGHLKRLVKLDIYCCKSLMHLPKLPSSLEYLNASRCKMKSLPTLSNLENLEVLCLDRCESLVEIPTTINALTRLKSLSLDQCHHLQYIPRLPSGLKSLKANYCTYLREISAFLDLRNLEELCLNCCFSLTKIESLEGLNSLQQFEINYCRSLRKLPKLQGSKELRYLEFNDKVSLFEIEGLEGLYSLEKLIIEDCHLLRVIGNLSDLKNLVCIKILNCRKLSEIEGLEGLYSLEELIIKDCHSLRIIPNLSDSKNLVCIKILNCRKLSEIEGLEGLYSLEELIIRSAIY from the exons ATGGAAAGAAACAGTGAAGAAGTtgacaaaaggaaagaaacagtGAAGAAGTTGACAAAAATTCCAGATGATGAAGTGCAAAAGAAGTTGAGAATAAGTTATGATGGCTTAATtcatgaggagagagagatttttcttGATATTGCTTGTTTTTTCATTGGAATGGATAAGAATATTGCGTGCTATATATGGGATGGTAGTGACTTTTCCCCTAAAGCAGGAATTGAAAATCTGCGTCTGAAGTCATTGGTTAAGATTGGTGAAGAAAATGAGTTAAAGATGCATGATCAGCTAAGAGATCTTGGAAGGGAAATTGTTCGTCAAGAAAGCCTTAAGGAGCTCGGGGAACGTAGTAGGTTGTGGTTGCACGATGAGGCATGGGAAGTATTGAGTACTAAAACG GGAACTAGGAAAGTTGAAGGGCTCTATTTTAACTTCAGTTCGCCTAATAACCAATGTTTGATAAGTGAAGGATTTGCTACAATGACTAAACTAAGGTTACTTCAGGTTGAGCATGCCAAGGTTTCTGGAAAATTCGTGCATTCTTTTTCAGAACTAAGATGGCTTAGTTGGAAAAGATGCCCTATGAATTTTATACCAAGCAATCTAAGGAAATTGTGTGTTCTTAATCTGTCATATAGTTACATCACAGAAAGCTGGATGGGTTGGAACTATATCAAG GTGGCAGAAAATCTGAAAGTTCTAGACCTGAGTGGGTGTGATAAAATATCCCGAATTCCCGAATTTTCAGCAAATCTACCTTTGGAGGTATTGACTCTTAGATACTGTACACGATTGGCTACAATTGACACATTTATTGGTCATCTTAAGAGGTTAGTCAAATTGGATATTTACTGCTGCAAGAGTTTAATGCATCTCCCAAAGCTTCCTTCAAGTTTGGAATATTTGAATGCTTCGAGGTGCAAAATGAAGTCCCTCCCAACACTGTCAAACCTGGAAAATTTAGAGGTATTGTGCCTTGATAGATGTGAGAGTCTGGTGGAGATACCAACTACAATCAATGCTCTTACAAGGCTGAAGTCACTCAGTTTAGATCAATGTCATCACCTCCAATACATCCCACGTCTTCCCTCAGGTTTGAAAAGCTTGAAGGCAAATTATTGTACATATCTGAGAGAAATATCAGCTTTCTTGGACCTGAGAAATTTAGAGGAATTATGTCTTAATTGTTGCTTCAGTCTAACAAAAATTGAAAGTCTTGAGGGATTAAATTCCCTGCAGCAGTTTGAGATAAATTACTGTCGCTCATTGAGAAAATTGCCAAAACTTCAGGGCTCAAAAGAATTGAGGTACTTAGAGTTCAATGATAAAGTTTCCCTATTTGAGATTGAAGGCCTCGAGGGATTGTACTCCTTAGAAAAGTTGATTATAGAGGACTGCCATTTGTTAAGAGTAATTGGAAATTTGTCAGACTTGAAAAATCTTGTgtgcataaaaatcctaaactgTCGTAAGTTATCTGAGATTGAAGGCCTTGAGGGATTGTACTCCTTGGAAGAGTTAATTATCAAGGATTGCCATTCATTAAGAATAATTCCAAATTTGTCAGACTCGAAAAATCTTGTgtgcataaaaatcctaaactgTCGTAAGTTATCTGAGATTGAAGGCCTTGAGGGATTGTACTCCTTGGAAGAGTTAATTATAAGGAGTGCCATTTATTAA
- the LOC122085193 gene encoding disease resistance protein TAO1-like isoform X2: protein MTKLRLLQVEHAKVSGKFVHSFSELRWLSWKRCPMNFIPSNLRKLCVLNLSYSYITESWMGWNYIKVAENLKVLDLSGCDKISRIPEFSANLPLEVLTLRYCTRLATIDTFIGHLKRLVKLDIYCCKSLMHLPKLPSSLEYLNASRCKMKSLPTLSNLENLEVLCLDRCESLVEIPTTINALTRLKSLSLDQCHHLQYIPRLPSGLKSLKANYCTYLREISAFLDLRNLEELCLNCCFSLTKIESLEGLNSLQQFEINYCRSLRKLPKLQGSKELRYLEFNDKVSLFEIEGLEGLYSLEKLIIEDCHLLRVIGNLSDLKNLVCIKILNCRKLSEIEGLEGLYSLEELIIKDCHSLRIIPNLSDSKNLVCIKILNCRKLSEIEGLEGLYSLEELIIRSAIY, encoded by the exons ATGACTAAACTAAGGTTACTTCAGGTTGAGCATGCCAAGGTTTCTGGAAAATTCGTGCATTCTTTTTCAGAACTAAGATGGCTTAGTTGGAAAAGATGCCCTATGAATTTTATACCAAGCAATCTAAGGAAATTGTGTGTTCTTAATCTGTCATATAGTTACATCACAGAAAGCTGGATGGGTTGGAACTATATCAAG GTGGCAGAAAATCTGAAAGTTCTAGACCTGAGTGGGTGTGATAAAATATCCCGAATTCCCGAATTTTCAGCAAATCTACCTTTGGAGGTATTGACTCTTAGATACTGTACACGATTGGCTACAATTGACACATTTATTGGTCATCTTAAGAGGTTAGTCAAATTGGATATTTACTGCTGCAAGAGTTTAATGCATCTCCCAAAGCTTCCTTCAAGTTTGGAATATTTGAATGCTTCGAGGTGCAAAATGAAGTCCCTCCCAACACTGTCAAACCTGGAAAATTTAGAGGTATTGTGCCTTGATAGATGTGAGAGTCTGGTGGAGATACCAACTACAATCAATGCTCTTACAAGGCTGAAGTCACTCAGTTTAGATCAATGTCATCACCTCCAATACATCCCACGTCTTCCCTCAGGTTTGAAAAGCTTGAAGGCAAATTATTGTACATATCTGAGAGAAATATCAGCTTTCTTGGACCTGAGAAATTTAGAGGAATTATGTCTTAATTGTTGCTTCAGTCTAACAAAAATTGAAAGTCTTGAGGGATTAAATTCCCTGCAGCAGTTTGAGATAAATTACTGTCGCTCATTGAGAAAATTGCCAAAACTTCAGGGCTCAAAAGAATTGAGGTACTTAGAGTTCAATGATAAAGTTTCCCTATTTGAGATTGAAGGCCTCGAGGGATTGTACTCCTTAGAAAAGTTGATTATAGAGGACTGCCATTTGTTAAGAGTAATTGGAAATTTGTCAGACTTGAAAAATCTTGTgtgcataaaaatcctaaactgTCGTAAGTTATCTGAGATTGAAGGCCTTGAGGGATTGTACTCCTTGGAAGAGTTAATTATCAAGGATTGCCATTCATTAAGAATAATTCCAAATTTGTCAGACTCGAAAAATCTTGTgtgcataaaaatcctaaactgTCGTAAGTTATCTGAGATTGAAGGCCTTGAGGGATTGTACTCCTTGGAAGAGTTAATTATAAGGAGTGCCATTTATTAA
- the LOC122084969 gene encoding disease resistance protein RUN1-like: MNNAKEKNKASSSTQERDYCEVFLSFRGEDTRTNFTDHLYNALCDRGIHTFRDNEELRIGEKVDLALRSAIHQSRIAIPILSKNYATSKWCLRELAEIVECRKQKFDWEILEGWKKALREVGGLKGWVLEEIADGHEGKLIKLIVKEVWNGLRKSPLTVSDNLVGIHSHVEEIKKLLNIGSNDIWIVGIHGLGGIGKTTIARCAYNEVYHHFEGCCFVADVRETFPTKGSVVRMQSQLLTNILNLENPNITSIDQGIDVIKERLSNKKVLIVLDDVDQSTYLKAIIGKRDWFGIGSKIILQPGTNIS, translated from the exons ATGAATAATGCAAAGGAAAAGAACAAGGCATCATCTTCCACACAAGAGCGGGATTATTGCGAGGTATTCTTGAGCTTTAGAGGTGAAGACACTCGCACCAACTTCACTGACCACCTCTACAATGCCCTCTGCGATCGTGGAATCCATACGTTTAGAGACAACGAAGAACTCAGAATCGGAGAAAAGGTCGATCTGGCGCTTCGCTCTGCGATCCATCAGTCCAGAATCGCCATACCCATCCTCTCAAAAAACTATGCTACCAGCAAATGGTGTCTCCGTGAACTTGCCGAGATTGTGGAGTGCAGGAAACAG AAATTCGATTGGGAGATCTTAGAGGGGTGGAAGAAGGCTCTGAGAGAGGTTGGTGGATTGAAAGGATGGGTTCTAGAGGAGATTGCTGATGG GCATGAAGGGAAGTTAATAAAATTAATTGTTAAAGAAGTTTGGAATGGATTGAGAAAGAGCCCCTTGACTGTTTCGGACAACTTGGTTGGAATCCATTCTCATGTAGAAGAAATTAAGAAGCTGCTAAACATTGGATCTAATGATATATGGATCGTGGGTATCCATGGCTTAGGTGGCATTGGTAAGACAACAATTGCCAGGTGTGCGTACAATGAAGTCTATCATCACTTTGAAGGATGTTGCTTTGTAGCAGATGTTCGAGAAACTTTCCCAACAAAGGGATCAGTTGTCCGTATGCAAAGTCAACTTCTCACTAATATCTTGAACCTAGAGAATCCAAACATTACTAGCATTGATCAAGGAATTGATGTGATTAAGGAGAGATTATCCAATAAGAAAGTTCTTattgttcttgatgatgtggatcaAAGTACATATTTAAAAGCCATAATCGGGAAACGTGATTGGTTTGGTATTGGAAGTAAGATTATTTTACAACCAGGGACAAATATATCTTAG